In one window of Anaerolineales bacterium DNA:
- a CDS encoding membrane protein insertion efficiency factor YidD, giving the protein MATTNDQPLHEHTSTPEPRLRDLPVTIWNLPRIPLLALIRLYQMTLSRTLPEGTCRFYPTCSHYGYQAIYKYGAIKGSLMATWRVIRCNPFNPGGFDPVP; this is encoded by the coding sequence ATGGCAACAACGAACGACCAGCCACTGCATGAGCATACAAGCACACCGGAACCTCGCTTGCGTGATCTGCCTGTAACCATTTGGAACCTGCCACGTATACCATTATTGGCACTCATTCGCTTGTATCAGATGACTCTTTCACGCACATTACCGGAAGGCACCTGCCGCTTTTATCCCACCTGTTCACATTATGGCTACCAGGCGATCTATAAGTATGGGGCCATCAAAGGCAGCTTAATGGCCACCTGGCGGGTGATCAGGTGTAACCCATTTAATCCGGGTGGCTTTGATCCAGTACCTTAG